aattatagagagatatttgagagagagagagacatggaAGTTAAGTATAGTACCATGTAACTGTatctttttggttctttgattTGGCAAGACCAAACTCCCAACTCTTTAAAATCAccatttctcatcaacaataattttctcaaaaaaaaaatgcagtcaTATTTGCAATGGACATATACATTCagatttatataaataaacccACACTCATACTCAAATTAATAACCAACTCCCTGTTCTCCTCCAAACAAATCACACACAAATAGTGCTTCAAAGGAAATTAATGACCAAAGCCTTAATTATATTTTGCATccaattcaaaaccaaagcCTTAGTCATATGTTAGCAgcaaatttggaaataaaatttaagactttaacaataatattttgaaagttAAGATGGTGGCTTTAAGTTGTAAAACAGGGTGACACTGGTTTGACAGTTGTAAATTTCCttagatttctctctctctctctcaaggaaTTTTAATGATCTTGATTAAACCCTATAATCAACACGataagaaatagagaaagcaGAAAGGTAAAGGAAACATTAACCAAAGACATTTcaattaaacattaaaaaaaaccaaaaaataaattagaaaacaaatagaaagcCAAAGGTTATATACGCCAAAGGAAAGCATCCAAAGGAGGAGCATAACCCCATCAATTAACTATGAAATCAAAGTAACAGTATTTGAATAGGAAAAGCAATTGTGGGAAAACAATGAACTGGGAATTGCATAAACAATATTTgaagaagggaaaaaattatgttatggCCTTGGGTATATATtgttaagaaaattcaaataaaatatatgtaaagAAACATCTAGAAGAAGTCCTataaatgaatagaaaaaaGAGCAGAATAACTCATATAAGAAATGTGTAAAAGAATAACTCACAAGCAGTATCCAGCAATGTAGATATGGTTGGTAGCATAGTGTGCAGATTGTAAAATTAATCACATAATAGCCCTGAACCATTTCAATCCTAAAAtcgaaaagaaaaacaaataaacaaaaaggaatttctctaacccaaatacctaaatcaATCAATCCAACCAAATATCCAAACATAAAGCATATTTAACactcaattaaaaagaaaattaccgGTGATGTTTCAAATAAAGTGGAAACTATACCTGGTAGTACTGTTTCTACTCAGACTTGGATTGCTTCCAAGGATTTGCCTTTTCACctacaaacccagaaaagaaaagttaaagaaaaaccctttaattttttattacatagaTTTGGAATAGAAATCAAtcaatgacaaatgaaatttacAATTGAATCCAAGAGAGAGTTAAATAAGTAAACGCTAAGTGGAACGATTGGAAACTCTTCGCCAGGAATACTCATTCAAGAAGcgtaaaagaaattgaaaagatcAAAAATACTCTGCTCTCTATGCGATTGAAAAATTACccaaaacaattttaacttgaaaatccaaaaccaaaccaaaccaaagcaACACAAATACCCTAACCATAAACCAAATCTAATCCAATAAACTTAAGCAAAATCAAATCTAGCCCAAATGCCTAAATCAAACCTATAGTACCAAACACCCAAACATAGATCATAGTTAccacataattttaaaaagaataaagaaaacctTTACCAGTAACAATTCCAGCTTCATGACGATGGTGGCTGCCCTGAGATTTATCTCTCTTTCAATCTCTGTTTTTCTTCTATGTTTAAATAGTGTAGCATTCTTAACGAGTTCATTATCTCAACTGAAagctcttttcttccttttcttctttaaaaatatGGCAACCATTGGTGAGAGAGATACAAAGACCTAAACTGAaaccaatccaaacaaatattaaaaaacttgatCATATTTAATGCACAAACTGAAAAGACCTAAATTGAAACCACtccaaataaaatatcaaattatgatCATATTAAATGAACAAActgaaaaatgaagagagaaacTTACAAGTAGCAATTCTGACAGGATGATGGTGGGAGGATTGTCATTATTGGGAAGCCTGCCTAATACTGACTCTGttctctgaatttttttttttgtttagtaatCACTAATCAGGCAgtaacaaacaaaaaggaaattcaattaaaaataaatgcaatagaaGATGGTTAATTGACAATTGCAACTCTTTATCAATCCAACATGAGATCAAAACATGCATAAAAGGGAATAACAATAATACACAAAGAAACAATAATTATAGCAGTAATTACATGAAAATTCCAACTCTTTTTGCACACCTACTCATGATCTCTCTTGTTTCTCTGTCTTTGCCCTCTCCAGACCTAAATTATATTTGACGCCAAatataaatcaacaaaaaaatagagactaTACATGTTGACGCAGAGGTTGGATTGAAGTAGTTGGATGAcagatttctcaaaaaaaaatttgccctCCATGCCTTTCTCTTTAACGGACTGTCTCAGTTTGGGTCttcaaattgtgttttttttttttgtcttttttttttttaatctcttataACTGTGAAACTGTGTTAAATAAACAGTTAATACCAAACCGGTGTAGTGTCTACTAACCCTGTGAAACAGATCAAAAGGTGTTttccaaatcaaaaccccaggaaaaaaaaaacactatgaACTCAGATTTTAGAAAACAGGGAAAGGCTTAGTGATATCAAAATAAATCGAAAAATTGAGGAAACAAACATTTTCATGGAGAACCCAAAAGCCCGAAACAAAAaggaatcaaaaccaaaatcaaatctaaacctatccaacgaaaaaactcaataaaaagtaatatttcatacccaaatctataaaaatagagaaaaacgtACTGGAGCCGGTTCCGACAATCTGATAGTGGCAGATATATAGCCTAACAATGTCGATGCAGTGATGCCCATAGATTTTTCTTTCTGCTTGCAGCGGTGCTCTAAGTCTGGCGAGGGAACTCTCTCCTCTCTgtatctgcattttttttttttttttggagtattgGAACTCTTTCGTTCTCTATCTgcatctgtgttttttttttttttattggaagcttttaattgaattttaaccGGTTCTTTTTTATAGTGAGGGGCTTTTAAACGGTGTGGTATCACTGTCAAACAACATAATGTATCGCTTTTTTAACTTAAATGTGTCTAAATTTTAGATAGGCAGTTATCCTATTTGTCAGCACCTCCTTAATTGTAGGAATCCACTTTCTTTCAGCTTCTGTTATTATAAGGGCGCCACCCAGATCTTCTGCCATCACCGTAAGCCTCCACTCACTACCCGACTATCGGAATTGCTACTAGtaaagttttgttttaaatttaaaaaattagggtttttggtttttatttggagaatcaattgggtgttaattatgatttagattggtattttggatcagatttggttttgattaataGATTGGTATTTTGGGTCAAAAATAGAGAGAGGTGATGAGACAGAGAAAGGTGATGAGTACACGGAGAAAGaagcagagaaagagagaggcgacgaaatcaaaaagtttcataaaaaaattttgcagacCCATAACCTTGGCAGAACGGTAAACAGAGAAGGCATGGAGTGGGGACTAGGTAGAGATAAATCTGCCACCATCAGAGAGACAAGCCGTGTACCCATAAGGCCATAACTGGTAAAGTTAatgttttcgtttttttttttttttccctttccttttcattttcaaatctaggaattgaatataatttaggtttgaatttcttGGTTGGATTGGtttagatttagattttttaataatttactcAGGATTTTGGATTAGAATTGGTTTTGTTTTACCTATTTGGGTTGCATTCGTTTTGGGTATCTACCTACATGCATGGCAtttcatttatgtttttttttataattgatatatatttcattACCACTTCGATATATTTTGGTTTCCTATGTTCTCTTTGTTCGTTTTTGTAAAGTTATTTGAgtgctttttttaataataaaaattaaaaataataagtttttccTACAATTGTCGATAAAGGCTAGGGCATTCATTGATCACAATGATTGAGGTATGAAATGCATTATAATGAGTACCAAAATTAAAGGTACGTTTTTAcaaattttcccctttatttTCCCTGTTCTTAATTTATACTTCTGTTAACAAGTGGttgattttgtatttatatttaaaaacacCGAAACATTGTCACTTTTCATTTGGTGCATTAAGGAAacatttcaataatatttttcacattttataataataatatatagatatagatatagatatatataattagatgtTTTTCCAAAAATCGAAAATCATACATGATTAGATAATTATAAAACGGTTTTTAAGATTTAAGGCAACATTTATGGGGTTTCAAATGTAAGtaattatatctattttattttataattacatTGTTCATTATGACATGGTAAAATGTgaatagtaaatatatatatatatatattagtaaataaTCTTTACAGGAACCATCACCTTTAAGagtattaaatacaaaatatttgtcTCAAGATCGTTCATATAAAATTAGGGACAAATCGAGGGgacccttcccccccccccccccccacccccaccccagcccaaagaaaaaaaaaaggaaaaaaagtttgGGGCCCCTagcccaaagaaagaaaagagaattttattattattattaattatattctttttatttctagAGTTGCCTCCCACTTCCAAAATCTTAGATCCCCTCCCTTTTAATTAGCCTAACCAAACTAGCAACTACTCAacacaaaaacttaacaaaaacaaaactttaaaataaaaaaataaaaaatcatagtcAACCCAACATTAGAGTACTAGTATCAGGTGTtctaaatgttaaatatttagtatttagaatACCAAATATCAAAAAGACGAGGGAATGTGCAGACTAGCAGTGTGAGGGGCTTCTATGTAGTAAGTTAGGCAACGTTTGAAAGAATAATggaaagtagcatctcgagttttagaaactcgagatctaCATTAAAACTCAAGTCTCAGAGACTCGCTTTGTGCTGATTTGTGCTGGCTATGTTGGACAAAAAAGCCACGTAGATcttgagtcttaaagactcgttttgtacaaaataaaaatctagtctttaagactcgattttctTAGACAAAAACATGTTATCAACTAAAGCAATATTTAATTAAACATTgcttagaactcgagtcttatagactcgagttccactgggcaaaataataaaaacacacGCTTAACACTCAACCCGTATAACACAAGTGCTAACACAGATAATATGGTACACAGCCTTCTCACCCAAAACAGAGCATCCTCACTAAGTCTCTCAGCCTCACTAACTCTCACCCTCACTAACTCTCACTCACCCATAACTCTCACACCACATTGCCTCTCAACAAATTCATATCTCAGGTAAGGGTTTGCATAATTTGATTGTCATTGTAGTTGGGTATTAGTTGTCTATGGGTGTGGGTTAAAGAGTTTGactatttattttgtagataGTTAACATAACTTAGTTAATTTACCAATATTGTGAATTATAGAACTTTATTTTGttagtgttaattttttgagtatttatttgcatggtttttgttatcaagattttatttatcatttctaggcttttatttttatcacgatcttacaagttttttttactttattcatCATTGTTTTGGGTATGAAATGGGTAGTGAATGAATGTAATGAATGGGTATCATAATCAAACTCCTGAAAGTAATTCTTAAAATGCACTGACCTACAATACATGACTGTATAAGGAATTgatcattataaaaaataaaaataaaaaagtataagaATTGGTCATTTTGGAAACAATTTGGTATCTGGTAATGACATTTAAGCCTTAAGGATATGGAATACTCTGGTCTTGTTAATTTAATATGTTTTGTTAATGCTGCATCATCTTTGTAAAGTCTCCTCTCGTTCTATGtattctttaaatatatatattttccttaccTTTTATTTTTCGGGGTTGCTCCACTAGATATGTTTCAAATTTGCTTCTGAAGCCAAACTTAGAACCATGGGTACCACAAGTTACATAGTGACTATAAAACTAGTAATTACCTATGAAAATTCTGGCTTGAATATGTTCAACCTTAAGATCACATTACTTTTTTCCCCCCACTTTACGACTATGTGATTTAACTAACATAGTAACTTGACTTGAACAAGTTCACAATGCCTGAAATTGATATAATCCTATACCACGGTGGTCCGCTTAAGAATGCCAATGCGAATAAGGGATTGCCATTTGAAGGGCCGGGTATAAAGACCTATTATACCCAAATTGATCGTAGGTTGAAGACccttgatgaattgaagaagaTTGTTATGGAAGAGTTGTGTGAGAATCCTGCTGTGCACAACATACAAATTAGTTATCATATGCCAAATGAAATCCTGAAGCACTGGATTAATTACAAGTATATGGCgatagaaacaaacaaacatgtaaaGATCATGTTTGACAAGTTGGAAAGAATACCTGAAGTAACTAACATTCAATTGTACATACAGTTGGAGCCGCGTGCAGTATGGCAAGAGGATATCCAACAAACAACCACAAGCTTACAGGTTACGGTTCCGGATGCTCAATATGAGTATTCTACACATGTAGAGGATGATGATGTTCATGTCGATGGTGATGTTCATGccgatggtgatgatgatgatgatgatgacgatgacTATGTTGACGAGACTACTGCCATTAACAATGATGACGACGATGATGACGACGACTATGTTGATGGGAATATTGCCATTAATAGTGAAGATTTTGCCGATAGAGATGAGTATGAAGACATGATTGACAGAGGGGACTTTAGGGACTTTGAGAGGGACATTGATGACGATGAGACATTGGACGGTAGTGAACCTTATGCAGACAATGTTATTAGTGTCCAAAACATTACGAACACAATCCCTGCCTACACACCTCCTGCATTGTCATTCTCTgcaaatacttgggaaaatatggttgatcATTCACATATTGAGATGCCATTTGTGTCTACTTGGAGAGAGAGGATGAATTTGtgcaaagggttgacttttgccaATAAAGAGGAGGTGAAGCGCGTATTAACAATTTGTGCcctcaaggaaaacaaacattttatgATCACTAGGTCGACGACGAAAAATTTTGTGCGAAATGCGTGCATGAGTCATGCAAGTGGTATGTCTACGCAGTTATGAAGCCCAATCTCCACGAACTATGGATGGTCACCGTGTATGTGGGTCCTCACACGTGTATACCGATTGGGGTGCGAAATGATGGTAGAATGATGACTTATCATTTTATTGCATCAGACATCCATCAGAAGTTATGTGAGGATCACACTACCCCAGTTAAGCATCTCAGATCTATGATAGAGACGAAATATAATGGTCATAAGCCTTCTTACTAAAAGGTATGAAATGCGAAACAAAGGCGATTACGAAGATGTTTGGGAATTGGGAAGAGTCTTACCAAAGGTTGCTAATGGCATATATTGATCAGGACTGGACTACCTAGGTGTTCTATCGTATCACACCCACCAATGAAGATGACACCGTATTGTTGCATTATGTGTTTTGGTCTTTCAGTCCATGCATATCAGGATTCAAATACTGCAAGCCGGTTATCAATATTGATGGGACCCATCTGTATGGTAAATATCACGGAAAGTTGTTGGTCGCAATGGTAATCGACGCTAACAATAAGGTATTCCCTCTCACCTTTGCTATTGTGGATTGTGAGTCAGGGTCCAGTTGGAGGTGGTTTTTACAGTACCTTAGAGAAACGATTGGCCACGTGATACCTGACGAAGGcatttgaataatttatgaCCGACATCTCGGTATCAAAAACGCCATTGCAAACTAGCCTATAGGGGATGATGGAAGAATACGGGTATTTCATagatattgccttcgacatgttaCTAGCAACTTCAACACCCATTTTCAAAACTAACTCTAAAGTCTGCGGCGTTGAAAGTGGGATATGCTAGTCAGGTAGTTAAATTTGATACCATAATGGAATCCATTAAGCAGCTGGAAATTAAGGCCATTAGGAATAAGAAGAAGGTGATGGGGAAGGATGGCAAggaaaagaatcaagattatctTCCATACACATACCTAATGAGCAAGTTTGTGGTTATGTGGACCCAGTCACATGATGGTGGGAGACGTTttggggcaatgacaaccaatataTCAAAGTGCTTCAATGGTGTACTGAAAGGTGCACAGGGCCTTCCCATTGCCGCGTTGGTTGAGTTCACTTGGAACAAACTTGTTCAATATTTCCACGACCGGCGCAAAGAATACCGTTATAAGTTGTTAGAGGGTAAGAAATGGAGTGAATATGCCTTATCCACGTGGGATGGAAATAAGCGTAAATCTGAGAAACACTATCTCAAGCCATTTAGCAATGAAGAGTTTATATTTCAAGTAGTTACCCAACTCAATACGTGTAGCGCAAGAGGGGGAAACCATAGTTATGAAGTTCGGTTACAGGAAAGAACATGCAATTGTGGGAAATGGCAAAACATAGGGATCCCGTGTTCACATGCTATTAGAGTATATGACTATTTACATATTGATTCGACCACATATATTCACCCATGTTATGGTT
This genomic stretch from Quercus robur chromosome 4, dhQueRobu3.1, whole genome shotgun sequence harbors:
- the LOC126721742 gene encoding uncharacterized protein LOC126721742 encodes the protein MESIKQLEIKAIRNKKKVMGKDGKEKNQDYLPYTYLMSKFVVMWTQSHDGGRRFGAMTTNISKCFNGVLKGAQGLPIAALVEFTWNKLVQYFHDRRKEYRYKLLEGKKWSEYALSTWDGNKRKSEKHYLKPFSNEEFIFQVVTQLNTCSARGGNHSYEVRLQERTCNCGKWQNIGIPCSHAIRVYDYLHIDSTTYIHPCYGLNKALNTYEHAFVVLKSLSLWRDPMGPKWLPNPALL